One Primulina huaijiensis isolate GDHJ02 chromosome 5, ASM1229523v2, whole genome shotgun sequence DNA segment encodes these proteins:
- the LOC140976234 gene encoding uncharacterized protein isoform X1, with amino-acid sequence MVTRFKRAIAARPMSRKFFQFLTAGNRWPILVWSLVGFLVILHLYTLTSDSDAHKQHIHTRLSHYQLFRELEEVEEENIQMPPPRRRSPRAAKRKPRRPTTFIDEFLDDSSQIRHIFFPNIITAVDPMKDVGNESLYYYPGRIWLDTERNPIQAHGGGILYDEKSLNYYWYGEYKDGPTYHAHKKGAARVDVIGVGCYSSRDLWTWKNEGIVLAADEKNETRDLHMSNVLERPKVIYNDKTGKYVMWMHVDDANYTKASVGIAISDHPTGPFSYLYSIRPHGFDSRDMTIFKDDDGVAYLIYSSGDNSELHIGPLNKEYLDVTRVMKRILVGQHREAPALFKHDRTYYMITSGCTGWAPNEALAHTSESIMGPWETMGNPCLGGNKIFRLTTFFAQSTFVLPLPEIPGFFLFIADRWNPADLRDSRYIWLPLTVGGPADRPLDYSFRFPLWSRVSIFWHKRWRLPAAWRGTKL; translated from the exons ATGGTGACAAGATTTAAGAGAGCTATCGCCGCCAGGCCCATGTCGAGAAAATTCTTTCAATTTCTGACTGCGG GGAACAGATGGCCAATTTTAGTGTGGAGCCTTGTTGGCTTTCTTGTCATTCTTCATTTATACACTTTAACTAGCGACTCAGATGCACATAAACAACATATACATACAAGGTTGAGCCACTATCAACTATTTCGTGAACTAGAAGAAGTTGAGGAGGAAAATATACAGATGCCTCCACCAAGGAGGCGATCCCCACGAGCCGCTAAAAGAAAACCTAGGCGCCCTACTACTTTTATTGATGAATTTCTTGATGATTCTTCTCAAATAAGGCACATATTTTTTCCAAATATCATTACGGCTGTGGATCCCATGAAGGATGTTGGCAACGAGAGTTTATACTATTATCCAGGCAGAATATGGCTCGACACTGAACGAAATCCTATACAAGCCCATGGAGGTGGTATTTTGTATGATGAGAAATCCCTGAATTACTATTGGTATGGCGAGTATAAAGATGGTCCTACTTACCATGCCCACAAAAAAGGAGCAGCACGG GTGGATGTTATTGGTGTGGGATGTTACTCATCGAGGGATTTATGGACATGGAAAAATGAGGGCATCGTTCTTGCAGCGGATGAAAAAAACGAGACTCGTGACCTACACATGTCAAACGTGCTCGAGAGGCCAAAAGTAATTTACAACGATAAGACCGGAAAGTATGTAATGTGGATGCACGTAGACGATGCTAACTACACTAAAGCCTCTGTTGGAATTGCAATCAGTGACCATCCAACAGGTCCCTTCAGTTACCTCTATAGTATACGTCCCCATGGATTTGACAGCAGAGACATGACCATCTTCAAAGATGATGATGGTGTCGCTTATCTCATCTATTCATCTGGAGACAATAGCGAGCTTCATATTGGTCCCCTCAACAAAGAGTACCTTGATGTCACACGAGTTATGAAACGAATTCTTGTGGGACAGCATCGAGAAGCACCAGCTCTATTTAAGCACGACAGAACGTACTACATGATCACCTCAGGATGTACTGGTTGGGCCCCAAACGAGGCTCTCGCACACACTTCTGAATCAATAATGGGGCCGTGGGAGACAATGGGGAACCCATGCCTCGGTGGGAACAAAATCTTTCGACTCACAACATTCTTTGCTCAGAGTACATTTGTTCTTCCTTTACCAGAAATTCctggtttttttttattcatcgcTGATCGTTGGAATCCAGCTGACTTGAGGGATTCGAGATACATATGGTTACCTTTAACCGTAGGAGGACCTGCAGATCGTCCTCTTGATTACAGTTTCAGGTTCCCTTTATGGTCTAGAGTGTCGATTTTTTGGCACAAGAGATGGAGGCTCCCTGCTGCATGGAGAGGGACCAAACTCTGA
- the LOC140976234 gene encoding uncharacterized protein isoform X2 — translation MRMSNKYRKLTILHCNAGNRWPILVWSLVGFLVILHLYTLTSDSDAHKQHIHTRLSHYQLFRELEEVEEENIQMPPPRRRSPRAAKRKPRRPTTFIDEFLDDSSQIRHIFFPNIITAVDPMKDVGNESLYYYPGRIWLDTERNPIQAHGGGILYDEKSLNYYWYGEYKDGPTYHAHKKGAARVDVIGVGCYSSRDLWTWKNEGIVLAADEKNETRDLHMSNVLERPKVIYNDKTGKYVMWMHVDDANYTKASVGIAISDHPTGPFSYLYSIRPHGFDSRDMTIFKDDDGVAYLIYSSGDNSELHIGPLNKEYLDVTRVMKRILVGQHREAPALFKHDRTYYMITSGCTGWAPNEALAHTSESIMGPWETMGNPCLGGNKIFRLTTFFAQSTFVLPLPEIPGFFLFIADRWNPADLRDSRYIWLPLTVGGPADRPLDYSFRFPLWSRVSIFWHKRWRLPAAWRGTKL, via the exons ATGAGGATGAGTAACAAATATCGGAAACTAACTATTTTACATTGCAATGCAGGGAACAGATGGCCAATTTTAGTGTGGAGCCTTGTTGGCTTTCTTGTCATTCTTCATTTATACACTTTAACTAGCGACTCAGATGCACATAAACAACATATACATACAAGGTTGAGCCACTATCAACTATTTCGTGAACTAGAAGAAGTTGAGGAGGAAAATATACAGATGCCTCCACCAAGGAGGCGATCCCCACGAGCCGCTAAAAGAAAACCTAGGCGCCCTACTACTTTTATTGATGAATTTCTTGATGATTCTTCTCAAATAAGGCACATATTTTTTCCAAATATCATTACGGCTGTGGATCCCATGAAGGATGTTGGCAACGAGAGTTTATACTATTATCCAGGCAGAATATGGCTCGACACTGAACGAAATCCTATACAAGCCCATGGAGGTGGTATTTTGTATGATGAGAAATCCCTGAATTACTATTGGTATGGCGAGTATAAAGATGGTCCTACTTACCATGCCCACAAAAAAGGAGCAGCACGG GTGGATGTTATTGGTGTGGGATGTTACTCATCGAGGGATTTATGGACATGGAAAAATGAGGGCATCGTTCTTGCAGCGGATGAAAAAAACGAGACTCGTGACCTACACATGTCAAACGTGCTCGAGAGGCCAAAAGTAATTTACAACGATAAGACCGGAAAGTATGTAATGTGGATGCACGTAGACGATGCTAACTACACTAAAGCCTCTGTTGGAATTGCAATCAGTGACCATCCAACAGGTCCCTTCAGTTACCTCTATAGTATACGTCCCCATGGATTTGACAGCAGAGACATGACCATCTTCAAAGATGATGATGGTGTCGCTTATCTCATCTATTCATCTGGAGACAATAGCGAGCTTCATATTGGTCCCCTCAACAAAGAGTACCTTGATGTCACACGAGTTATGAAACGAATTCTTGTGGGACAGCATCGAGAAGCACCAGCTCTATTTAAGCACGACAGAACGTACTACATGATCACCTCAGGATGTACTGGTTGGGCCCCAAACGAGGCTCTCGCACACACTTCTGAATCAATAATGGGGCCGTGGGAGACAATGGGGAACCCATGCCTCGGTGGGAACAAAATCTTTCGACTCACAACATTCTTTGCTCAGAGTACATTTGTTCTTCCTTTACCAGAAATTCctggtttttttttattcatcgcTGATCGTTGGAATCCAGCTGACTTGAGGGATTCGAGATACATATGGTTACCTTTAACCGTAGGAGGACCTGCAGATCGTCCTCTTGATTACAGTTTCAGGTTCCCTTTATGGTCTAGAGTGTCGATTTTTTGGCACAAGAGATGGAGGCTCCCTGCTGCATGGAGAGGGACCAAACTCTGA
- the LOC140976233 gene encoding protein SHORT-ROOT-like has translation MDTLFRLVSLQSDQSLNSSRTSSSSRSSRQNPYQQEDEECFNIFMDDEDFSSSSSKHYNPYPHHQLHHHTASNTPTPTTTTTTGSATPTHHHVYDQSANQFSYSPARDVTLEFAASFSGHDSKWASDILLETAKAIADRNSARVQQLMWMLNELGSLYGDIDQKLASYFLQALFSRMMDSGESTYRTLISASEKNCSFDSTRKMVLKFQEVSPWTMFGHVACNGAIIEAFEGESKLHIIDISNTFCTQWPTLLEAMATRSDETPHLRITTVLVRKAGGANGGSAGVQKVMKEIGSRMEKFARLMGVPFKFNVIHHLGDLSELNLAELDIKEDEALAINCVGALHSVTTVGNRRDLLISIFRKLQPRLVTVVEEEADLDIGVDGLEFVRGFQESLRWFRVYFEALDESFPKTSNERLMLERTAGCAIVDLVACPQVESVERRETAVRWSHRLQGGGFRPVSFSEEVSDDVRALLRRYKDGWSMVQGSDSTGIFLSWKDQPVVWASAWKP, from the coding sequence ATGGATACATTGTTTAGACTTGTAAGCCTCCAATCTGATCAATCTCTCAATTCCAGCCGAACCTCCAGCAGCTCGAGATCCTCCAGGCAAAACCCTTATCAGCAAGAAGACGAAGAATGCTTCaacattttcatggatgatgaagatttctcttcttcttcttccaaacACTACAATCCCTATCCCCACCACCAACTCCACCACCATACTGCTTCAAATACTCCCActcccaccaccaccaccacgacGGGCAGCGCCACCCCGACTCACCACCATGTCTACGATCAATCCGCCAATCAATTCTCTTATTCTCCAGCACGTGACGTGACCCTCGAATTCGCTGCCTCATTTTCAGGGCATGATAGCAAGTGGGCTTCTGATATTCTCTTGGAAACAGCGAAAGCGATAGCTGACAGAAACAGTGCCAGGGTGCAGCAACTCATGTGGATGCTCAACGAGCTCGGCTCGCTCTATGGAGATATCGATCAGAAGCTTGCTTCTTACTTTCTCCAAGCTTTGTTCAGCCGCATGATGGATTCAGGTGAGAGCACGTACCGGACTCTGATCTCCGCGTCCGAGAAGAACTGTTCTTTCGACTCTACTAGAAAAATGGTGCTGAAATTTCAAGAAGTTAGCCCTTGGACCATGTTCGGTCATGTCGCTTGCAATGGTGCGATAATCGAAGCATTTGAAGGTGAGAGCAAATTACACATAATTGACATTAGCAACACCTTTTGCACACAGTGGCCTACTCTTCTTGAAGCCATGGCTACTCGTAGCGACGAAACCCCACATCTGAGGATCACCACCGTCTTGGTCCGCAAAGCTGGAGGCGCAAACGGTGGCTCGGCCGGAGTGCAAAAGGTTATGAAAGAGATCGGCAGCAGGATGGAAAAATTTGCAAGACTAATGGGCGTGCCCTTTAAGTTCAATGTCATACACCATTTAGGTGATTTGTCTGAACTGAATTTAGCTGAATTAGATATCAAAGAAGATGAAGCACTCGCCATAAATTGTGTGGGGGCATTGCATTCCGTAACAACAGTTGGTAATCGTAGGGATTTGTTGATATCCATTTTTAGGAAGCTACAGCCTAGACTCGTGACGGTTGTTGAAGAAGAAGCTGATCTTGATATCGGCGTTGACGGGCTTGAATTCGTCAGGGGTTTTCAAGAAAGTCTAAGATGGTTTAGGGTTTACTTCGAGGCATTGGATGAGAGCTTCCCGAAAACAAGCAACGAGCGTTTGATGCTTGAAAGGACAGCCGGATGCGCCATCGTGGACCTGGTGGCGTGCCCGCAGGTGGAATCTGTGGAGAGGAGGGAGACGGCGGTGAGGTGGTCTCACCGCCTGCAAGGTGGCGGATTTAGACCGGTTTCTTTTAGCGAAGAGGTCTCCGATGACGTGCGCGCCTTGTTGAGGAGGTACAAGGACGGATGGTCAATGGTACAGGGCTCAGATTCCACCGGAATATTCCTTTCCTGGAAGGATCAGCCGGTGGTGTGGGCTAGTGCATGGAAGCCCTGA